The following are from one region of the Baumannia cicadellinicola str. Hc (Homalodisca coagulata) genome:
- the rplK gene encoding 50S ribosomal protein L11, which produces MAKKVQAYVKLQVAAGMANPSPPVGPALGQQGVNIMEFCKIFNLQTENFEKGLPIPVIITVYSDRSFTFIIKTPPAAVLLSKAAGIKSGANQPKKEQVGKVTYSQIREIAEKKVADMNSNNIEAISRSILGTALSMGLIVEG; this is translated from the coding sequence ATGGCTAAGAAAGTACAAGCTTATGTTAAGCTACAGGTTGCGGCAGGTATGGCAAATCCTAGTCCTCCAGTCGGACCAGCTTTAGGTCAGCAAGGTGTTAATATTATGGAATTTTGTAAGATTTTTAATCTTCAAACAGAAAACTTTGAAAAAGGTTTACCAATTCCTGTTATAATAACAGTTTATTCTGATCGTTCTTTTACTTTTATTATCAAAACTCCACCAGCGGCAGTTTTATTAAGTAAAGCTGCAGGAATTAAATCAGGTGCTAATCAACCCAAAAAGGAACAAGTAGGTAAAGTTACGTATTCTCAAATACGTGAAATAGCAGAAAAAAAAGTTGCAGATATGAATAGTAACAATATAGAAGCAATATCTCGTTCTATTTTAGGAACAGCTTTATCTATGGGTCTGATAGTAGAAGGTTAA
- the rplJ gene encoding 50S ribosomal protein L10 — MALNLQNKQAIVTKVKEFAKSALSAVVADYRGITVNEITELRKAGLKVGVKMIVVRNTLMLRIIENTPFLCLKETFIGPTLIAFSTEHPGAAARLLKNFAKNHKKFNIKAAAFEGAILAASHIDQLANLPTYEEAVAKMIYLMKEAAIGKLARLLVALRNQKSETA, encoded by the coding sequence ATGGCACTTAATCTTCAAAATAAACAAGCGATTGTTACTAAAGTTAAAGAATTTGCTAAAAGTGCACTATCTGCTGTTGTTGCAGATTACCGTGGTATTACAGTAAATGAAATTACTGAACTACGTAAAGCTGGTCTAAAAGTAGGTGTAAAAATGATTGTAGTTCGTAATACTCTCATGCTTCGTATTATTGAAAATACTCCTTTCTTATGTTTAAAAGAGACTTTTATTGGTCCTACCTTAATTGCATTTTCGACAGAACATCCTGGTGCAGCAGCACGTTTATTGAAGAATTTTGCTAAAAATCACAAAAAATTTAATATTAAAGCAGCAGCTTTTGAAGGAGCTATTCTTGCAGCATCACATATTGATCAGTTAGCAAACTTACCAACTTACGAAGAAGCTGTTGCTAAGATGATCTATCTGATGAAAGAAGCTGCTATAGGAAAATTAGCTCGTCTTTTGGTAGCATTACGTAACCAAAAAAGCGAAACGGCATAA
- the rplA gene encoding 50S ribosomal protein L1 encodes MGKTTKRMRMISNQIDRTKQYNIHEAIPLLKDHATVKFIESLDVAVKLGINARKSSQNIHSATILPHGIGRSIKVAVFAQGINVSIAETAGADLVGMDNLAAQITKGNINFDVVIASPDTMHLVSTLGQILGPKGMMPNTKTGTITQNIALAIKEIKSGQIRYHNDKNGIIHTTIGKINFESYQLIENLEALLRALKKDKPLQTKGIYFKKICLSTTMGPSLTIDQCSLSTLVK; translated from the coding sequence ATGGGCAAAACTACCAAGCGGATGCGTATGATCAGTAATCAAATAGATCGTACTAAACAATATAATATACATGAAGCAATTCCTTTATTAAAGGATCATGCTACGGTAAAATTCATTGAAAGTCTTGATGTAGCAGTAAAATTAGGTATTAATGCACGTAAATCTAGTCAAAATATACATAGCGCAACTATACTTCCTCATGGAATTGGTCGTAGTATTAAAGTAGCAGTTTTTGCTCAAGGTATCAATGTATCAATAGCAGAAACTGCTGGAGCTGATTTAGTAGGTATGGATAATTTAGCTGCACAAATTACAAAAGGAAACATAAATTTTGACGTCGTAATTGCTTCTCCAGATACAATGCATCTTGTAAGTACATTAGGTCAAATATTAGGTCCAAAAGGTATGATGCCAAATACTAAAACCGGTACCATTACACAGAATATCGCTTTAGCAATTAAAGAAATTAAATCTGGTCAGATACGTTATCATAATGATAAAAATGGCATAATTCATACAACTATAGGTAAAATTAACTTTGAATCTTATCAATTAATAGAGAATCTAGAAGCTTTATTAAGAGCGCTAAAAAAAGATAAACCTTTGCAAACTAAAGGGATATATTTTAAAAAAATCTGTTTATCTACTACTATGGGACCTAGTTTAACTATAGATCAATGTAGCTTATCTACACTTGTAAAGTAG
- the secE gene encoding preprotein translocase subunit SecE, translated as MSINTESKEKKNSLERLKWFLIIAIIIIYSISIYCYQYINLTLQLSALFITVLTVLILTLITKQGKVFLRFISEAYIEMRKIIWPTSQETFYTTLIIAVTTILMSLVIWGLDIFLVNIISFITSLRF; from the coding sequence ATGAGTATTAATACTGAATCTAAAGAAAAAAAAAATAGCCTAGAAAGATTAAAATGGTTTCTTATAATTGCGATTATTATAATCTATAGTATTAGTATTTATTGTTATCAATATATAAACTTAACCCTGCAATTATCTGCTTTATTTATTACCGTATTAACGGTATTGATATTAACTCTTATAACAAAGCAAGGCAAAGTCTTTCTTCGGTTTATAAGTGAAGCTTATATTGAAATGCGTAAAATAATTTGGCCGACTAGCCAAGAAACATTCTATACAACGCTAATTATAGCAGTAACAACTATTTTAATGTCGCTTGTTATTTGGGGACTAGATATTTTTCTAGTAAACATTATATCATTTATTACCAGTTTGAGGTTCTAG
- the rplL gene encoding 50S ribosomal protein L7/L12: MSLTKEQILEAVAKMSILDITELISMMEQKFGVSSINTIVPTSSPAETVEEKTEFDVVLTNIGANKIAVIKAVRGVISLGLKEAKDLVESAPITLKESISKDEAAALKKILEDAGASVEIK, translated from the coding sequence ATGTCCCTTACTAAAGAACAAATTTTAGAAGCCGTAGCCAAAATGTCTATTTTAGATATTACAGAGCTAATTTCTATGATGGAACAAAAGTTTGGTGTATCTTCTATCAATACTATAGTACCTACCTCTAGCCCTGCTGAAACTGTTGAAGAGAAAACAGAATTTGATGTTGTTCTCACTAATATTGGTGCAAATAAAATTGCAGTTATTAAAGCAGTACGTGGAGTTATTAGTTTAGGTTTAAAAGAAGCAAAAGACTTAGTGGAATCTGCACCAATTACCCTAAAAGAAAGTATAAGTAAAGATGAAGCTGCAGCTTTAAAGAAAATTCTAGAAGATGCAGGTGCTTCTGTTGAAATAAAATAA
- the nusG gene encoding transcription termination/antitermination protein NusG → MSEVSQKRWYVIQAFSGLEGRVAQSLREHIKLYATEKLFGEVIVPTEEVVEIRGGQRRKSERKFFPGYVLVHMVMNDSSWHLVRNVPRVMGFIGGTSDRPSPISDKEVLAIMNRLQKTGDKPRPKTLFEPGELVRVNDGPFADFNGVVEEVDYDKSRLKVSVSIFGRTTPVELDFSQVEKG, encoded by the coding sequence ATGTCTGAAGTTTCTCAAAAACGCTGGTATGTTATTCAAGCTTTTTCTGGTCTAGAAGGACGAGTAGCACAATCTCTACGCGAACATATTAAATTATACGCTACAGAGAAACTTTTTGGTGAAGTGATAGTGCCTACAGAAGAAGTTGTTGAAATTCGTGGAGGACAACGTCGTAAAAGTGAAAGGAAATTTTTTCCTGGTTATGTATTAGTTCATATGGTAATGAATGATAGTAGCTGGCATTTAGTACGTAATGTGCCACGAGTTATGGGTTTTATTGGTGGTACATCAGATCGTCCGTCACCTATTAGTGATAAAGAAGTTCTTGCTATTATGAATCGTTTACAGAAAACCGGTGATAAGCCTAGACCAAAAACACTATTCGAACCAGGTGAACTAGTACGTGTAAACGATGGACCATTTGCTGATTTTAATGGTGTAGTAGAAGAAGTAGATTACGATAAGAGTCGTCTTAAAGTTTCAGTTTCTATTTTTGGACGTACTACTCCCGTTGAGCTAGATTTTAGTCAAGTAGAAAAGGGTTAG